The following coding sequences lie in one Glycine max cultivar Williams 82 chromosome 19, Glycine_max_v4.0, whole genome shotgun sequence genomic window:
- the LOC100818044 gene encoding UPF0481 protein At3g47200, with protein sequence MTETPHLSLKFEQLEKAKQIAQNSVPKIQRVPHHLRDRENFAKHYLPRLVSIGPIHHGAEKLQLGEKYKLMWAAMYLERTKQDAQTLYQKIASNIEQLKDLFAEDVIRDFPDDEKLSWSWMLFVDGCSLLQILEKGELQDPKEMNVKVDQLVLVWQDVLLLENQLPYHVLKLLSDHEDDAKLVKSMNEFLKCHHLSPELRSKKQDIGNSMTKDEHRALDEEGYTSVYVKNEDILHGEHKIEISQESPIHLLDQLRRYVLDDPHKKQKNETGNVKKEDQNTNEDLDMTTYRNIQELRAAGIKLKRDKSRRRLRDVSFSYRWMCLCAELTLPQITVDDTTTPTFLNLIAYEMCPDFKNNFEICSFVVFMDSLIDHPEDVKELRAAKVLHNALGSDEDVAKLFNTISADLVPDMESYLHVRRQIEKHYRSKYRTWIALGYHTYFSNPWAVIAFHAALVVLVLTFIQTWFTIHPIG encoded by the exons ATGACTGAGACACCACACCTCAGCCTAAAGTTTGAGCAACTAgagaaagcaaagcaaattgcacAAAATTCAGTCCCAAAGATACAAAGGGTACCACATCATCTGCGAGATCGAGAAAATTTTGCCAAGCATTACTTACCCAGGTTGGTGTCAATTGGTCCAATCCATCATGGTGCAGAGAAACTGCAGCTGGGAGAAAAATATAAGCTTATGTGGGCAGCAATGTACCTTGAACGCACCAAACAAGATGCTCAAACTCTGTACCAAAAGATCGCATCGAATATCGAACAACTGAAGGATCTGTTTGCGGAGGATGTTATTAGAGACTTCCCTGATGACGAAAAGCTCTCGTGGTCGTGGATGCTATTTGTGGATGGATGTTCTCTGCTACAAATCTTGGAGAAGGGAGAACTTCAGGATCCAAAAGAAATGAATGTAAAGGTTGATCAACTTGTTCTTGTGTGGCAGGATGTGCTCTTGTTAGAGAATCAACTTCCCTATCATGTGCTTAAACTGTTGTCAGACCATGAGGATGATGCCAAGCTGGTAAAGAGCATGAATGAGTTTCTTAAGTGTCATCATTTGTCACCAGAGCTAAGATCAAAGAAACAGGACATTGGCAACTCTATGACCAAGGATGAACACAG AGCGTTGGATGAAGAAGGGTACACAAGTGTTTATGTAAAGAACGAAGACATCCTGCATGGAGAACACAAAATAGAAATATCCCAGGAatcacctattcatctgcttgATCAGCTTCGCAGATATGTCCTTGATGATCCtcataagaaacaaaaaaatgaaacaggAAACGTGAAAAAGGAAGATCAGAACACAAATGAAGACTTGGACATGACAACATACAGGAACATACAAGAGCTGAGAGCAGCAGGGATTAAACTAAAGAGAGATAAGTCGCGTAGGCGGCTAAGAGATGTGTCATTCTCTTATCGCTGGATGTGCCTGTGTGCGGAATTGACGCTTCCTCAGATCACAGTCGACGACACAACAACTCCTACATTTCTCAACTTGATAGCGTATGAGATGTGTCCTGATTTCAAGAACAACTTCGAGATTTGTTCCTTTGTGGTCTTCATGGACTCACTTATCGACCATCCCGAGGATGTGAAGGAGCTGAGAGCAGCAAAGGTTCTGCACAATGCTCTTGGAAGTGATGAGGATGTGGCAAAGCTTTTCAACACCATAAGCGCTGACTTGGTGCCTGACATGGAGAGTTATTTGCATGTTAGACGCCAAATTGAGAAGCATTATAGGAGCAAATATAGGACATGGATAGCTCTTGGTTATCATACCTACTTTAGTAATCCATGGGCAGTCATTGCTTTCCATGCTGCTCTTGTTGTTCTAGTTCTCACTTTCATCCAAACTTGGTTTACTATTCACCCTATTGGCTAA